A window of Castanea sativa cultivar Marrone di Chiusa Pesio chromosome 1, ASM4071231v1 contains these coding sequences:
- the LOC142622502 gene encoding protein LYK5 produces the protein MDIKMKRSRFYYICSLCLLVLMLKQNPSNAQQAYVNNKQLDCNADVNITDGFECNGVQSSCQSYLTFRSNPPYNSAASIGLLLGAEPSLISEINNYTNFQTIPTNTQIIIPVNCSCSGKYYQHNSTYKLQDATETYFIVSNNTYQGLTTCQAMINQNPYGVKNLSVGLDLKVPLRCACPTGDQIASGFNYLLSYMITWGDDYSAIAKLFGADVQSILDANELKADSIIFPFTPLLVPLKNKPGKIQVSQSTPPPESPPQLPTTPTEHKSSTKKWVFVGVGIGAGVLLLLSAFLIWFFCGSRKAKPQPIPVPPIKRPPPQSHSYSDEKSWSVSTEGVRYAIESLTVYKFDDIEKATGFFGEANKIKGSVYRGSFKGDDAAVKVMRGDVSNEINLLKRINHSNIIRLSGFCVHEGNTYLVYEYAENGSVTDWLHSNKYETSSTLTWKQRVQIAYDVADALNYLHNYTNPPYVHKNLKTSNILLDGNLRGKVSNFGLARTLENEDEGGFQLTRHVVGTHGYMAPEYIENGVITPKLDVFAFGVVMLELLSGKEATTGDRDGGGEELLSASIRVVLEGDNVREKLRSFIDPSLRHEYPLDLAFSMAQLAKNCVAHNINSRPAIPEVFMTLSKIFSSSLDWDPSDELQRSSSLTQTYAR, from the coding sequence ATGGACATCAAAATGAAGAGGTCTAGATTCTACTACATTTGCTCCCTTTGCTTGTTGGTATTGATGTTGAAACAAAACCCATCAAACGCCCAACAAGCTTATGTGAATAACAAACAGCTCGACTGCAACGCAGACGTGAACATCACAGATGGATTTGAGTGCAACGGCGTCCAATCAAGTTGCCAATCCTACCTCACCTTCCGATCCAACCCACCTTACAACTCTGCAGCCTCCATAGGCTTACTCTTAGGCGCTGAGCCCTCACTCATCTCAGAAATCAACAACTACACCAATTTCCAAACCATCCCCACCAACACCCAGATCATAATCCCAGTCAATTGTTCATGTTCAGGTAAGTATTACCAACACAACAGCACCTACAAGTTACAGGACGCCACAGAGACTTATTTTATCGTCTCCAACAACACATACCAAGGCCTGACCACTTGTCAAGCCATGATTAATCAGAACCCATATGGTGTTAAGAATTTATCGGTGGGGTTGGATCTAAAGGTACCACTTAGGTGTGCTTGTCCCACAGGTGACCAAATAGCAAGTGGGTTCAATTACTTGCTCAGTTATATGATCACATGGGGTGATGACTACTCTGCAATTGCCAAATTATTTGGGGCGGATGTTCAGAGCATATTGGATGCAAATGAGCTAAAGGCGGATAGCATTATATTTCCATTCACACCTCTTCTTGTTCCATTGAAAAACAAGCCAGGTAAAATTCAGGTCTCACAGTCCACACCTCCTCCAGAATCGCCTCCACAATTACCAACTACTCCCACTGAACACAAATCTTCTACAAAGAAATGGGTATTTGTTGGTGTTGGAATTGGAGCTGGTGTGTTGCTTCTTCTCTCAGCTTTTCTGATTTGGTTCTTTTGTGGGTCTCGAAAGGCTAAGCCACAGCCAATTCCAGTCCCACCTATTAAGAGGCCACCCCCACAATCACACTCCTACTCTGACGAGAAATCTTGGTCTGTTTCAACTGAAGGTGTTCGTTATGCCATTGAATCCTTAACGGTGTACAAGTTCGATGACATTGAAAAAGCCACGGGGTTCTTCGGTGAAGCTAATAAAATCAAAGGCTCTGTCTACCGAGGTTCTTTTAAGGGTGATGATGCGGCTGTTAAGGTCATGAGAGGTGATGTGTCGAATGAGATCAACTTGTTGAAGCGAATCAATCACAGCAACATTATAAGGCTCTCTGGTTTCTGTGTGCATGAGGGGAACACTTACCTCGTTTATGAGTATGCTGAGAACGGTTCTGTTACTGATTGGCTTCACTCTAACAAGTATGAAACTAGTTCCACTTTGACGTGGAAACAGAGGGTTCAGATTGCTTATGATGTGGCCGATGCGCTTAACTACCTTCACAACTATACAAACCCACCTTATGTCCACAAGAACTTGAAGACAAGTAACATTCTTCTGGATGGAAACTTGAGAGGCAAGGTATCGAATTTCGGGTTGGCAAGAACGCTGGAGAATGAGGATGAAGGAGGGTTCCAATTGACAAGACATGTGGTGGGTACTCATGGTTACATGGCACCTGAGTACATTGAGAATGGAGTGATTACTCCAAAActtgatgtttttgcatttgGGGTTGTTATGTTAGAGCTCTTATCTGGAAAGGAAGCCACCACTGGTGACAGGGATGGTGGAGGAGAGGAATTGCTATCTGCATCAATAAGAGTGGTGCTTGAAGGAGACAATGTCAGAGAGAAACTGCGTAGCTTTATTGATCCTTCTCTTAGGCATGAGTATCCTCTGGATTTAGCATTTTCCATGGCTCAGCTGGCTAAAAACTGCGTTGCTCATAATATCAACTCCCGCCCTGCCATACCTGAAGTTTTCATGACTCTGTCCAAGATTTTCTCTTCCTCATTGGACTGGGATCCATCCGACGAGCTTCAACGTTCCAGCTCACTTACTCAGACTTATGCCAGATAA